The following coding sequences are from one Brooklawnia cerclae window:
- a CDS encoding energy-coupling factor transporter transmembrane component T has protein sequence MSIAPRAQRSPAQAPLPNPSGWLSTINPVVKILAALVPMVGLLFTRDVFTPALVTIGVTVVVLTGFKIRARDLAICMVAVALVVAWMTFFFALLVDTSQLTDARLVEIGPLSLHRQALRTGLATALRFVAIMVLALLGSLGTTTGQLASALVHQARVPYRFAYGAVATLRFVPRYKNDVGVLRAAHRARGIVDVPGPIGALRRTSRSLVPLLASGVRHAERLSLAMDARGFGAFPQRADRDPATLRVRDGVFLAVIWGAVAATYLFTARLGVLQMTAMLYRP, from the coding sequence ATGAGCATCGCACCTCGAGCACAGCGGTCCCCCGCGCAAGCGCCCCTGCCCAATCCAAGCGGCTGGCTGTCGACGATCAATCCGGTGGTCAAGATCCTCGCAGCCCTCGTCCCGATGGTCGGGCTGCTGTTCACGCGCGACGTGTTCACCCCGGCTCTGGTGACGATCGGTGTCACCGTCGTCGTGCTCACCGGCTTCAAGATCCGCGCCCGCGACCTGGCGATCTGCATGGTGGCCGTGGCACTCGTCGTCGCCTGGATGACGTTCTTCTTCGCCCTGCTGGTCGACACGAGCCAGCTCACCGACGCCAGGCTGGTGGAGATCGGCCCGCTGTCACTCCACAGACAGGCATTGCGGACGGGGCTGGCAACCGCGTTGCGCTTCGTGGCCATCATGGTGCTCGCCCTCCTCGGCTCCCTCGGCACGACAACCGGCCAGCTCGCCAGCGCGCTGGTTCACCAGGCCCGCGTCCCGTACCGATTCGCCTACGGGGCGGTCGCCACGCTGCGCTTCGTGCCCCGGTACAAGAACGACGTCGGCGTTCTTCGAGCGGCCCACCGCGCGCGCGGGATCGTCGATGTGCCCGGACCGATCGGCGCCCTGCGACGGACCTCGCGTTCCCTCGTGCCGCTGCTCGCGAGCGGCGTGCGGCACGCCGAACGCCTCTCACTGGCGATGGACGCACGCGGCTTCGGGGCCTTCCCTCAACGTGCCGACCGGGATCCCGCCACGCTACGCGTCCGTGACGGGGTCTTCCTTGCCGTCATCTGGGGAGCGGTCGCCGCGACGTACCTGTTCACTGCGCGGCTCGGCGTGCTCCAGATGACCGCGATGTTGTATCGACCCTAG
- a CDS encoding carbon-nitrogen hydrolase family protein has protein sequence MSVLRVAGGQFSPGENRDRNVTAISDLVRRATAAGAGILVLPEYASYFEAAFTSEFVRCSEPLEGPFVTAMQGLAERNGIVIVAGMNERVDGEPRFHNTLVAVGAPGLLGVYRKVHLFDAFGHRESDLERPGDPAQAVVIDVDGVRVGLQTCYDLRFPESTRRLADADAQLVVVPAQWVPGPLKEHHWATLLAARAIENTSYVLGVGQSAPNGTGRSMLVDPMGVVLAGVGTGPGLLIGEVDPAELERTRTVNPALGLRRLHVEPGAPGAGRPTAG, from the coding sequence ATGAGCGTGCTGAGGGTCGCCGGTGGTCAGTTCTCGCCGGGAGAGAACAGGGATCGCAACGTGACGGCGATCTCCGATCTCGTCCGCCGAGCGACCGCCGCCGGGGCGGGGATCCTGGTGCTGCCGGAGTACGCGTCCTACTTCGAGGCTGCCTTCACCAGCGAGTTCGTTCGGTGCTCGGAACCCCTGGAGGGGCCCTTCGTCACCGCGATGCAGGGCCTGGCCGAACGCAACGGGATCGTCATCGTCGCAGGCATGAACGAACGGGTGGACGGTGAGCCACGCTTTCACAACACACTCGTCGCCGTCGGAGCGCCCGGGCTGCTCGGGGTTTACCGCAAGGTGCATCTCTTCGACGCGTTCGGTCACCGCGAATCGGACCTCGAGCGTCCCGGTGACCCCGCCCAGGCGGTCGTGATCGACGTCGATGGCGTGCGGGTGGGTCTGCAGACCTGCTACGACCTGCGTTTCCCCGAGTCCACCAGGCGATTGGCGGACGCCGACGCGCAACTCGTGGTGGTCCCGGCCCAGTGGGTGCCGGGCCCGCTCAAGGAACACCACTGGGCGACGCTGCTGGCCGCCCGCGCGATCGAGAACACCTCATACGTCCTGGGTGTGGGACAGAGCGCACCCAACGGAACGGGACGCTCGATGCTGGTCGACCCGATGGGGGTCGTCCTCGCAGGTGTCGGCACCGGGCCGGGCCTTCTGATCGGCGAGGTTGACCCCGCCGAACTCGAGCGGACGCGCACCGTCAACCCCGCACTCGGGCTGCGTCGCCTGCACGTGGAGCCGGGCGCACCCGGAGCCGGTCGACCGACGGCCGGGTGA
- a CDS encoding MetQ/NlpA family ABC transporter substrate-binding protein — MKLRRLAVLAAAIALSTTLVACSSGSSDSDSSASTTVTIGITDISKDYWTTFKDLAADQGITVELQNFTDYQQPNPILTQGQLDANQFQHLLFLANYNVNADEDLTPIGATVVYQLGLYTAKGYAEPSDIPDGGQIAIPNDATNQARALLVLQSAGLITLNGGGNALSTPADIDESASRVTVVPVDANQTAVQLQSLDGAVINNNFAADANLDPTSAIYSDLEDLTAAEPYINVWAVRKEDVDDATLNKLVEIYHDPSVIGALVEENKGTAVEVDKTPEELQTILTNLEDLIRAQG, encoded by the coding sequence ATGAAACTCCGACGGCTCGCTGTTCTCGCTGCGGCAATCGCTTTGAGCACGACCCTCGTGGCCTGCTCCTCCGGGTCGAGCGATTCCGATTCCTCGGCCTCGACCACGGTCACGATCGGCATCACCGACATCAGCAAGGATTACTGGACGACGTTCAAGGATCTCGCGGCCGATCAGGGCATCACCGTCGAGTTGCAGAACTTCACCGACTACCAGCAGCCGAACCCGATCCTCACCCAGGGGCAACTGGACGCGAACCAGTTCCAGCACCTTCTCTTCCTGGCCAACTACAACGTCAACGCCGATGAGGATCTGACCCCGATCGGCGCGACGGTGGTCTACCAGCTGGGCCTGTACACCGCGAAGGGGTACGCCGAGCCCTCCGACATTCCCGACGGCGGCCAGATCGCCATCCCCAATGACGCCACCAACCAGGCACGTGCCCTGCTCGTCCTGCAGTCCGCCGGGCTGATCACCCTCAACGGCGGTGGCAACGCGCTGTCGACACCGGCCGACATCGACGAGAGCGCTTCGCGGGTTACCGTAGTGCCGGTGGACGCGAACCAGACTGCGGTGCAGCTCCAGTCGCTCGACGGCGCGGTCATCAACAACAACTTCGCCGCTGATGCCAACCTCGACCCGACCAGTGCGATCTACTCCGACCTGGAGGACCTCACGGCCGCCGAGCCTTACATCAACGTCTGGGCCGTTCGCAAGGAGGACGTCGACGACGCCACGCTGAACAAGCTGGTCGAGATCTACCACGATCCTTCCGTGATCGGTGCCCTGGTCGAGGAGAACAAGGGGACCGCGGTCGAGGTGGACAAGACCCCGGAGGAACTCCAGACGATCCTGACCAACCTCG
- a CDS encoding ABC transporter ATP-binding protein → MTLTNQTHRDGYPTSLFGRIDAAIGGSSGLTSQTIGFGVVGVLQGIAFALLVPALTRFLGGDVPGSVPWIVGIAVTAVATACVLWVLTERGYHLSIDRLHDGLIRALGAKVARLPLGWFDSERAGQITTLITSGTQNVMNVPSVFLQQLTVALATPATVILITLAIDWRMAVALAAMAPVAWLAYLWGQRAVQQEQRHEAASRAAVSSAVIEFAQAQQVLRATGSLTGQHLHVDDVLARNHRDGRAKLAKQALPTSTFMFIVELGFALTFALGTYLALNGELSAPTLAALLVLAARFVEPLTQVGVYGVALRQARTSLAEIDSVLTEPTLAEPDAPRTPQGSDITLSDVSFGYLDRPVLRHLDLHVPAHSMTALVGPSGGGKSTVLRLIARFWDVDGGAVRIDGIDVREMATTDLMSRIALVFQHVYLFDDTIVANVRFARPDASDEQVADAIAAAGLDDVATDFPDGLDTRVGEGGALLSGGERQRVAIARAFLKDAPILLVDEATSALDSEKEAEVTASLERLARDRTVLVIAHRLTTIANADQIAVLEEGRITELGTHNELLARGGTYQQFWTDRHDAAGWAIRAASPADGTC, encoded by the coding sequence ATGACCCTCACCAACCAGACCCACCGCGACGGATACCCGACGAGCCTGTTCGGCCGGATCGACGCTGCGATCGGCGGCAGTAGCGGACTGACCTCGCAGACCATCGGCTTCGGTGTCGTCGGAGTCCTCCAGGGCATCGCCTTCGCCCTGCTCGTTCCCGCTCTGACGCGGTTCCTCGGCGGCGACGTGCCCGGGTCCGTCCCGTGGATCGTAGGTATCGCCGTGACCGCCGTGGCAACTGCCTGCGTCTTGTGGGTGCTGACCGAGCGCGGCTATCACCTCTCGATCGACAGACTCCACGACGGCCTAATCCGGGCGCTCGGCGCGAAAGTCGCTCGGTTGCCACTCGGCTGGTTCGATTCCGAGCGGGCCGGGCAGATCACCACGCTGATCACCAGCGGGACGCAGAACGTCATGAACGTGCCCAGCGTCTTCCTGCAGCAGCTCACGGTCGCACTGGCCACACCGGCGACCGTGATTCTCATCACCCTGGCGATCGACTGGCGGATGGCCGTCGCGCTCGCAGCCATGGCACCCGTGGCGTGGCTGGCCTATCTGTGGGGGCAACGCGCGGTGCAACAGGAACAGCGCCACGAGGCCGCATCACGTGCCGCGGTGTCGTCCGCAGTGATCGAGTTCGCCCAGGCCCAGCAGGTCCTGCGAGCCACCGGCAGCCTCACCGGTCAGCACCTGCATGTCGACGACGTGCTGGCCCGCAACCACCGCGACGGCCGGGCTAAGTTGGCCAAGCAGGCGCTGCCCACCAGCACGTTCATGTTCATCGTCGAACTCGGCTTCGCGTTGACTTTCGCCCTCGGCACCTACCTGGCGCTCAACGGCGAGTTGTCGGCCCCGACGCTGGCCGCCCTGCTGGTGCTCGCCGCCAGGTTCGTCGAACCGCTCACCCAGGTCGGCGTCTACGGCGTCGCCCTGCGGCAGGCCCGGACCAGCCTGGCCGAGATAGACAGTGTTCTCACGGAGCCGACGCTGGCCGAGCCCGACGCTCCCCGGACTCCACAGGGCAGCGACATCACCTTGTCGGACGTCAGTTTCGGATACCTGGACAGACCCGTCCTCCGTCACCTCGACCTCCATGTGCCGGCTCACAGTATGACCGCGCTCGTCGGGCCGTCGGGCGGCGGCAAGTCCACGGTCCTGCGCCTCATCGCACGATTCTGGGACGTCGACGGCGGGGCGGTGCGCATCGACGGGATCGACGTACGCGAGATGGCGACGACCGACCTGATGAGCCGGATAGCCCTGGTCTTCCAGCACGTCTATCTGTTCGACGACACGATCGTCGCCAATGTGCGATTCGCCCGGCCGGACGCCAGCGACGAGCAGGTCGCCGACGCGATCGCCGCCGCGGGCCTGGACGATGTGGCCACGGACTTCCCGGACGGCCTCGACACTCGTGTCGGCGAAGGCGGCGCACTCCTGTCGGGTGGCGAACGCCAGCGGGTGGCGATCGCGAGGGCGTTCCTGAAGGACGCGCCGATCCTGTTGGTCGACGAGGCCACCAGCGCCCTCGACAGCGAGAAGGAGGCCGAGGTGACCGCATCCCTCGAACGGCTGGCCCGCGATCGTACCGTTCTGGTGATCGCCCACCGGCTCACCACCATCGCCAACGCAGACCAGATCGCAGTGCTGGAGGAGGGGCGGATCACCGAGCTGGGCACGCACAACGAGTTGTTGGCCCGGGGCGGCACGTACCAGCAGTTCTGGACCGATCGTCACGACGCGGCCGGCTGGGCCATCCGAGCAGCGTCCCCGGCGGACGGCACATGCTGA
- a CDS encoding ECF transporter S component — translation MPSTAPDTHTPTPVQARGRYSTRTIMTAVAIGAGVGVVLIPLNFISQPISVTMPIVAVVFYGVWGMAALIPLAHMRLRGTGVMGSAAAGLVSSLSPYGLFMVVMMLGWGLLMELPFALTRYRYFGWRMFLFAGLVTGVLSCAMSWAMLDLSSMGIGLAIAVCAMQLVSFAVCSLLSLLIAGALGRAGIGGRRRDPNEA, via the coding sequence ATGCCCAGTACCGCTCCGGACACGCACACACCCACCCCCGTGCAAGCGCGCGGGAGATACTCCACGCGCACGATCATGACCGCCGTCGCCATCGGGGCAGGAGTGGGCGTGGTCCTGATTCCACTGAACTTCATCAGCCAACCGATCTCGGTGACGATGCCGATCGTCGCGGTCGTCTTCTACGGGGTCTGGGGCATGGCAGCACTGATCCCACTCGCCCACATGCGGTTGCGCGGAACCGGCGTCATGGGCTCAGCAGCCGCGGGGCTCGTGTCGTCCCTGTCCCCCTACGGGCTGTTCATGGTCGTCATGATGCTGGGTTGGGGGCTCTTGATGGAGCTTCCCTTCGCGCTGACGCGCTACCGGTACTTCGGATGGCGGATGTTCCTGTTCGCCGGTCTGGTCACCGGGGTGCTCTCGTGCGCGATGAGCTGGGCGATGCTCGACCTGTCGAGCATGGGGATCGGGCTCGCCATTGCCGTCTGCGCGATGCAACTGGTCTCCTTCGCCGTCTGCAGCCTGTTGTCGTTGTTGATCGCGGGGGCACTCGGCCGGGCAGGAATCGGCGGGCGCCGGCGCGACCCGAACGAGGCATGA
- a CDS encoding ABC transporter ATP-binding protein — MADSRTSTGRRSDADVLVSPGALARMTAPVRSRMILGAAMSAASSVCALVPFVAVAEVVRLLLDSDPGTTVWIWVVVGVVAMVARSLLYGGALSLCHFADVDFVHLLRRRVVRHLRLLPLGWFDESGSGEVKKAVTDDVTRIHVIVAHLAGDLTSAVLVPLVSIGYLLTRNVPMTLLLLAYIVVVFAMAAPSMQRGYQAYMDEWNRAQGAVSTATVELVDGVEVVKTYGTSSAVFRRFDDAVSRLTHVAYLWTAAMGRPAAVINILFFPATMIAVVLGLGLLAVGLGWIDAVGVIPFLLVGVSLPSGYLQVAQLANGMRTAALGATHIDRLLSLPGLPDPDDPAVPADSAVRFDHVDFAYTDGVPVLTNISFELAPGTVTALVGPSGSGKTTIARLIPRFWDVSGGMITIGGVDVRQIPTPELLSRIAIVFQDAVVLTDTVRENVRLGRPGASDADVEQACRDAQIHQRIADLPNGYDTVLGSAEGHLSGGELQRVTIARAFLQDAPIILLDEATAHADPHSEVQIQQALNRLGAGRSVLVIAHRLSTIVHADQILVLDDGQIIERGHHDDLIAADGRYARMWAAQDSAAARAGAAR; from the coding sequence ATGGCAGACAGTCGTACGTCCACGGGCCGTCGGTCGGACGCCGATGTGCTCGTCAGCCCGGGGGCACTGGCGCGGATGACCGCACCAGTGCGGTCCCGCATGATCCTCGGCGCGGCGATGTCCGCGGCATCCTCCGTCTGCGCGCTCGTACCGTTCGTCGCGGTGGCCGAGGTGGTGCGTTTGCTGCTCGATAGCGACCCGGGCACCACCGTATGGATCTGGGTGGTGGTGGGAGTCGTGGCGATGGTGGCGCGCAGCCTGCTGTACGGGGGCGCCCTGTCCTTGTGCCATTTCGCCGATGTCGACTTCGTCCACCTGCTGCGCCGACGTGTCGTCCGGCACCTCCGCCTGCTACCGCTGGGCTGGTTCGACGAGTCCGGGTCGGGTGAGGTCAAGAAGGCTGTCACCGACGACGTCACTCGCATCCATGTGATCGTCGCCCATCTCGCCGGCGACCTGACCAGCGCGGTCCTGGTGCCGCTTGTGTCGATCGGCTATCTGCTCACCCGGAATGTACCCATGACCCTGCTCCTGCTGGCCTACATCGTGGTCGTCTTCGCGATGGCCGCACCATCGATGCAACGTGGGTACCAGGCGTACATGGACGAGTGGAACAGGGCGCAGGGAGCCGTGAGCACCGCGACGGTCGAACTGGTCGACGGGGTCGAGGTGGTCAAGACCTACGGCACCAGTTCTGCGGTCTTCCGTCGTTTCGACGACGCTGTGAGCCGTCTGACCCACGTCGCCTACCTGTGGACGGCGGCGATGGGGCGGCCGGCCGCGGTGATCAACATCCTGTTCTTCCCTGCCACGATGATCGCCGTCGTCCTGGGCCTGGGGCTGCTCGCCGTCGGCCTCGGGTGGATCGACGCCGTAGGGGTGATCCCGTTCCTGCTGGTCGGCGTCAGCCTGCCCAGCGGCTACCTGCAGGTCGCCCAGCTCGCCAACGGGATGCGCACCGCCGCTCTCGGCGCCACCCACATCGATCGGCTGCTCTCGCTGCCGGGGTTGCCCGACCCGGACGACCCTGCGGTGCCTGCCGATTCGGCGGTGCGGTTCGACCATGTCGACTTCGCCTACACCGACGGCGTCCCCGTGCTGACGAACATCTCCTTCGAACTCGCTCCCGGCACCGTCACGGCACTCGTCGGGCCGTCCGGATCGGGGAAGACCACGATCGCGCGACTGATACCCAGGTTCTGGGATGTCTCCGGAGGAATGATCACGATCGGCGGGGTGGACGTGCGGCAGATTCCCACACCCGAGTTGCTCAGCCGAATCGCCATCGTCTTCCAGGACGCGGTCGTGTTGACCGACACCGTCCGCGAGAACGTCCGGCTCGGTCGTCCCGGCGCCTCTGACGCGGACGTCGAACAAGCCTGCCGGGACGCGCAGATCCACCAGCGAATAGCGGATCTGCCGAACGGATATGACACTGTGCTGGGGTCTGCCGAGGGTCACCTGTCGGGTGGCGAACTGCAGCGGGTGACCATCGCCCGCGCCTTCCTCCAGGACGCGCCGATCATCCTGCTCGACGAGGCGACCGCGCACGCCGATCCCCACAGCGAGGTACAGATCCAGCAGGCGCTCAACAGACTCGGGGCCGGACGCAGCGTGCTGGTGATCGCCCATCGCCTGTCGACCATCGTCCACGCCGATCAGATACTCGTGCTCGATGACGGGCAGATTATCGAACGCGGGCACCACGACGACCTCATCGCGGCCGATGGCCGTTACGCACGAATGTGGGCGGCGCAGGATTCGGCGGCCGCGCGGGCAGGAGCAGCACGATGA
- a CDS encoding ABC transporter ATP-binding protein: protein MNNVGVPRVTSELPRPRHDEADERPVTRPTPLILMEGVSVRYDSADSWVGTPVDLCLHPGTVTLLLGPSGCGKSTLLLTMAGLIPTSAPAELRGRVLCCGTDTATAPPGQLAAHVGIVFQDPDAQIVTATLLDEVCFGLENLMAPTDEIEDRALAALRQVRLANDLRDASRAPTELSGGQRQRLAIACALALEPQVLVLDEPTANLDPLAAAEFYATVEDLRTPERAIVLVEHELDDALPLADRVVVIDKDGGVALDGTPDDVIGWHSLELRELGVWLPTATQIALRMRVDERPLPLTGDQLLSVISSLRSAGTPPAKHPGPPAAPDRRRDSAAPAVRLSQVSVGAHGRAIVCDVDLEVDAGDYVAITGVNGAGKSTLTLAMAGLIPTTSGSIELAGEPLAAMNARQIGDRIGYVFQNPEHQFVCRSVDDELAHGLRVRGLAEGRIRSIVDQALERFGLTHYAGINPFLLSHGEKRRLSVATALITEPRVLILDEPTFGQDRAQADQMLALVRDLNDTGITVIMVTHDLQLVAEHADRIVVLAGGRLLHAGPAVEALNDDALMERAGLRTPPILRTARLLAPHFPEWAGVCRLEQIPT, encoded by the coding sequence ATGAACAACGTGGGCGTCCCCCGGGTCACCTCGGAACTGCCCCGGCCGCGTCACGATGAGGCCGATGAACGCCCCGTGACCAGGCCGACCCCGCTGATCCTCATGGAGGGGGTCAGTGTGCGCTACGACTCGGCGGACTCGTGGGTGGGCACACCGGTCGACCTGTGCCTCCACCCCGGGACGGTGACCCTGTTGCTCGGGCCGTCAGGCTGCGGGAAGTCGACCCTGCTGCTGACCATGGCCGGCCTGATCCCGACGAGCGCCCCCGCTGAGCTTCGCGGCCGGGTGCTGTGCTGCGGCACCGACACCGCCACGGCTCCGCCGGGGCAACTCGCCGCGCACGTGGGTATCGTCTTCCAGGATCCCGACGCACAGATCGTCACGGCGACCCTCCTGGACGAGGTCTGCTTCGGCCTGGAGAACCTGATGGCACCGACCGACGAGATCGAGGATCGAGCACTGGCGGCGCTGCGGCAGGTGAGGCTGGCCAACGACCTTCGCGATGCGTCGCGTGCGCCCACCGAGTTGTCCGGGGGCCAGCGCCAGCGCCTCGCCATCGCCTGTGCCCTCGCACTCGAGCCACAGGTCCTTGTCCTGGACGAACCAACAGCCAACCTCGACCCCCTCGCCGCAGCCGAGTTCTACGCCACCGTCGAAGACCTGCGCACACCGGAACGAGCGATCGTGCTGGTCGAGCACGAGTTGGACGACGCGCTTCCGCTGGCCGACCGTGTCGTCGTCATCGACAAGGACGGAGGAGTAGCCCTCGACGGAACTCCGGATGACGTCATCGGATGGCATTCGCTGGAGCTCCGCGAACTCGGAGTCTGGCTGCCGACGGCCACCCAGATCGCCCTGCGCATGCGCGTCGACGAACGCCCTCTGCCCCTGACCGGCGACCAACTCCTCTCCGTGATCTCCTCCCTCCGCTCAGCCGGGACGCCACCTGCGAAGCACCCCGGCCCTCCGGCCGCACCCGATCGACGACGGGACTCGGCAGCACCCGCTGTCCGCCTCAGCCAGGTGTCGGTCGGCGCACATGGACGCGCAATCGTGTGCGATGTCGATCTGGAGGTCGACGCCGGCGATTACGTGGCGATCACCGGTGTCAACGGGGCGGGCAAGAGCACTCTGACCCTTGCCATGGCCGGTCTGATCCCGACGACGTCGGGCAGCATCGAGCTGGCAGGCGAACCGCTGGCGGCTATGAACGCCCGGCAGATCGGCGACCGCATCGGCTATGTCTTCCAGAACCCCGAACACCAGTTCGTCTGCCGCAGTGTGGACGACGAACTCGCCCACGGGCTACGGGTACGCGGACTGGCGGAAGGCCGTATCCGCTCGATCGTCGACCAGGCACTGGAACGGTTCGGCCTGACGCACTACGCGGGCATCAATCCGTTCCTGCTCTCGCACGGCGAGAAACGGCGGCTTTCGGTGGCCACCGCACTCATCACCGAACCGCGCGTCCTCATCCTCGACGAGCCGACCTTCGGCCAGGATCGCGCGCAGGCTGACCAGATGCTGGCTCTGGTGCGCGACCTCAACGACACTGGCATCACCGTCATCATGGTCACCCACGACCTCCAACTGGTGGCCGAGCATGCCGACCGCATCGTCGTTCTGGCCGGGGGTCGGCTGCTGCACGCCGGGCCGGCCGTCGAGGCCCTGAACGACGACGCCCTCATGGAGCGAGCCGGCCTCAGAACACCCCCGATACTCCGCACGGCCAGGTTGCTCGCTCCCCACTTCCCGGAATGGGCCGGCGTCTGCCGTCTCGAGCAGATCCCGACGTGA
- a CDS encoding aminotransferase class I/II-fold pyridoxal phosphate-dependent enzyme gives MSSSLSSGLGTRPSLDGPWQRTADFAGLLGPDGRPSTTIFTEMTLLARQFDAVNLGQGFPDEDGPRQVLDAAKAAIDSGVNQYSPGRGEPDLRAAISEHQRRFYGLDADPDTEVLVTAGATEALAATVLALVRPGDEVVTFEPFYDAYAADIGLAGGRHVTVALRAPDFQPDLDELDHAVTDRTRLIIVNDPNNPTGAVFTRETLQRIVEVAERHNAWIVTDEVYEHLVFDDARHIPIATLPGACERTITISSAGKTFSATGWKIGWAVGPAEVITAILTVKQYLTFVNGAPFQPAIAAGLRLGDDFYTGIASVLRRKRDILVDGLQQAGFRTFSPKGAYYVLADTSSVGYEDATELSRELPRKVGVAGVPASAFAKPEHAEAYRSLLRFAFCKREDVLREAASRLTRL, from the coding sequence ATGTCCAGTTCATTGTCATCGGGTCTCGGCACCCGTCCCAGCCTTGACGGTCCCTGGCAGCGGACCGCCGATTTCGCCGGGCTCCTCGGCCCGGACGGGCGTCCCTCCACCACCATCTTCACCGAGATGACTCTGTTGGCCCGGCAGTTCGATGCCGTCAATCTCGGGCAGGGATTTCCCGACGAGGACGGCCCCAGACAGGTACTCGACGCGGCCAAGGCGGCCATCGACAGCGGTGTCAATCAGTATTCCCCCGGCCGCGGCGAGCCAGATCTGCGCGCCGCGATCAGTGAACACCAACGGCGGTTCTACGGGCTGGACGCCGACCCCGACACCGAGGTCCTCGTCACTGCCGGCGCCACCGAAGCCCTCGCCGCCACCGTCCTCGCCCTGGTGCGACCGGGAGACGAAGTGGTCACCTTCGAGCCGTTCTACGACGCCTATGCCGCCGACATCGGCCTGGCCGGTGGCAGGCACGTCACCGTCGCACTGCGCGCGCCGGATTTCCAGCCCGACCTGGACGAACTCGACCACGCCGTCACCGACCGGACCCGGCTGATCATCGTGAACGACCCGAACAACCCGACCGGCGCGGTGTTCACCCGTGAGACGCTGCAGCGCATCGTCGAGGTCGCCGAACGGCACAACGCCTGGATCGTGACCGACGAGGTGTACGAGCACCTCGTCTTCGACGACGCGCGCCACATCCCCATCGCCACTCTGCCCGGCGCCTGTGAGCGCACCATCACGATCTCCTCGGCGGGCAAGACGTTCTCGGCCACCGGATGGAAGATCGGCTGGGCGGTCGGCCCGGCCGAGGTCATCACCGCGATCCTGACGGTCAAGCAGTATCTGACCTTCGTCAACGGAGCGCCTTTCCAGCCGGCGATCGCGGCCGGTCTTCGGCTGGGGGACGATTTCTACACCGGCATCGCCTCTGTTCTGCGACGCAAGCGCGACATCCTCGTCGACGGCCTGCAGCAGGCCGGTTTCCGGACGTTCTCGCCCAAGGGGGCTTACTACGTTCTGGCCGACACCTCGTCGGTGGGCTACGAGGACGCCACGGAACTGTCCCGCGAGTTGCCCCGGAAGGTCGGCGTCGCGGGCGTGCCGGCCTCGGCGTTCGCGAAACCCGAGCACGCCGAGGCGTATCGGTCGCTGCTGCGTTTCGCGTTCTGCAAGCGCGAGGACGTGTTGCGCGAGGCCGCGTCCCGGCTCACACGGCTCTGA
- a CDS encoding helix-turn-helix domain-containing protein has protein sequence MIPPAPDDVGLGAWRREPTTVVRLPAGSSDDTPGPFTILAESEVPDVPLEWTPHSHPTHELVWVRGGTLASRVGNRVFTVPEGYGLWMPAEVMHAGRLTANVEFHNAFFAPDRTPVAFTEPTAIAMSAVLESLLMYLTRRDLDAAARTRAEAVVFDVLEPSTRQLALRLPGDDRIDAIAEALLGDSADGRSLDDWARLLGISDRTITRAFRRTTGLSFAQWRQALRIHQALELLSEGVDVQDAAERLGYAQPSTFIAAFRRVMGITPGAFFGTLHTAPNVRNPVSVAPKS, from the coding sequence ATGATCCCGCCGGCTCCTGACGACGTGGGCCTCGGAGCGTGGCGGCGCGAGCCGACCACCGTGGTGCGTCTACCGGCGGGGTCATCGGACGATACGCCGGGGCCGTTCACGATCCTCGCCGAGTCGGAAGTGCCCGACGTCCCACTGGAATGGACGCCGCATTCACATCCCACGCACGAACTGGTGTGGGTACGCGGCGGGACTCTGGCGTCCCGTGTGGGGAACCGCGTCTTCACCGTGCCGGAGGGATACGGGCTGTGGATGCCGGCCGAGGTGATGCACGCAGGGCGGCTGACGGCGAACGTCGAGTTCCACAACGCCTTCTTCGCCCCTGACCGCACACCGGTCGCGTTCACGGAGCCGACGGCGATCGCGATGTCCGCGGTGCTGGAGTCCCTGCTGATGTACCTCACCCGTAGAGACCTCGATGCCGCGGCCAGGACCCGGGCGGAAGCGGTCGTGTTCGACGTCCTGGAGCCCTCGACGCGGCAGCTCGCGCTGCGACTGCCCGGTGACGACAGAATCGACGCCATCGCCGAGGCGCTGCTGGGCGACTCCGCCGACGGCCGCTCCCTGGACGACTGGGCGCGCCTCCTGGGGATCAGCGATCGCACCATCACCCGGGCGTTCCGTCGCACCACCGGGCTGTCGTTCGCGCAATGGCGGCAAGCGCTGCGCATTCACCAGGCGCTCGAGCTCCTGTCCGAGGGGGTCGATGTGCAGGATGCCGCCGAGCGACTCGGCTACGCACAACCCAGCACGTTCATCGCCGCGTTCCGGCGGGTCATGGGGATCACGCCCGGTGCCTTCTTCGGCACGCTGCACACCGCGCCGAATGTCCGGAATCCCGTATCGGTTGCCCCGAAGTCCTGA